CTAGCACTCTACGCTAAGCGGAAACTAGAAACAAAGCATTACGACTATTTTGTATTTGGCCACCGGCACCTTTCTATGCAAATAGAAGTAGGAGAAAACTCAACCTACTTCAACTTAGGTGACTGGATTACTCAATATACCTACGGAGTTTTTGACGGCGAACATTTCGAATTAAAAGAATTTAAAGGATAATTCGTTCGCTCCTAACCTACTTTAATAAAGCGTCTAATGTTAAGGCGTCTAATTTACCATCAGGAAACAGATTATTTTTAGCCTCAAAATTTTTAAGTGCCGTTTGTGTTTCTATTCTGTACAACCCATCATGACTAACGGCTTCTCCTTTTTCAATGAGAATACGTTGCACTTCAAAAATCAAAGCGTTTTTTTCCCCAAGCTTAAAAGCATTGTCATTTTGATTAGCGTAAAACATTTTTTCAATCAATTTTTTGCGCTTTTCCTTTTCTGAAGGCGTTTTAGACGTTGTCTTTTTCACTTCTGTAGTGGTTAACTGTCCTTCATAATACTTAACAGTTGCCAACTTAGACGCGTATGTTAAGACGGCAGCATTTGTGGCGTCATCATCATCTTCGGGATTACGAACATCAATACTATTTGCACTCCACTGTGTGATTACATAGCCATTTAGCTTCTCAACAGCTTCGTAATAAGCAAGTAACAATGATTTGTCTGCGTGATTTTCAGGCACTTCAACCGTTGGGGTGTAATGATAGTTTGGCGGGTGAAATCTATGCCAAGAAGTATAAAAATTGTAGCCCAAAATCGCTACTATTATCGCTAGTAATACTATAATAATTGCTTTCATTTTTAATGCCCGTAAAGACACGAATTTTTTAAGGTTAGTAAATTAAAGATACTAAAATTTAAGGTTTAATGTCTTTCAATCTCAGTTGTAAATTTACAGTTCCCTGCCATTCATTTTCATCAATTACATACGCTGCTTTAAATGGTTCTCCTTTGCAGGCAATATCATGTTTATCACCCATTCCAAAACCTATGCCTGTAAATTGTGTACTATTACCCTGTTGTACAACAACCCGCAAATGACTCTTATCTTCTCCAACGCATTTTCCGTATCCCACATCTTTCAAGTTCTGTGTCATAAAAACTGGAGTCATGTTTCCTGGTCCAAAAGGTGCAAATTGTTTTAAAATACGATAAAACTTGGGCGTTATTTGTTGTAAGTCAATTTCTGTATCAATTGAAATTTCTCGCTGTAACAGGTTTTTATCTATTGTTTCAGCCACCTCTTTTTCAAAGGCCTTCTTAAATTTTTCGTAATCAGCCTCCAGCAATGTAAGACCCGCCGCGTATTTATGTCCGCCAAATTGTTCAATATGCTCACTACATCCTTCCAAGGCGTTATAGACATCAAACCCTTTTACAGATCGTGCAGAAGCTGCTAGCTTTTCTCCACTTTTAGTGAATACCAAAGTGGGGCGATAATAGGTTTCTGTAAGCCTAGAAGCTACAATGCCAATGACACCTTTATGCCAATTTTTGTTGTATACAACTGTTGTCATCCTGTTTTCTTCACCTTTTTCTGAAATTTGAAGTAATGCTTCTTCG
This Rasiella rasia DNA region includes the following protein-coding sequences:
- a CDS encoding peptidoglycan-binding domain-containing protein, translating into MKAIIIVLLAIIVAILGYNFYTSWHRFHPPNYHYTPTVEVPENHADKSLLLAYYEAVEKLNGYVITQWSANSIDVRNPEDDDDATNAAVLTYASKLATVKYYEGQLTTTEVKKTTSKTPSEKEKRKKLIEKMFYANQNDNAFKLGEKNALIFEVQRILIEKGEAVSHDGLYRIETQTALKNFEAKNNLFPDGKLDALTLDALLK